AATCAAAAGCGGCAACATACCCGCGGTCTTGACCCCGCTGAACAACCGATCACCGACAATCGGCTCGTTTTCCACAAACGGCGTCTTGACGTACTTGCCCGACACCGCGGCGACGTCCGTGAAGGCGCCCGGAGGCATGCTGTCACGGGCCCATCGCGCAAGCTTGACTGCGGTCGGATCGAGTTGCGTGCCGATGTGCAGGTCATGTGCGGCTACTACGATATTGACCGACTGCGCCATCGCCTGTTGAACTTCCTGCTCGCGCTTCTTAAGCGCCGAGTAGACGACCAGTGCGGCGACCAGCGCCGCGACGCCGGCCAGCATCATGAACAACAACGATCGTCTCATCTGACCCCTCCCCCCGATGAAAGCGGCCCGCGCCCGAGCCGCACGTTTTTTTCGAACCTCGATGCGCGCTTCGCCGCGCGCTCATTCGCTCATCGCTGTCTCCTGGCTGCTGAGCTGCGTGGGAAACGGAATGCCCAGGAAATTCGGATTGGTGGTGTTCTTGGACAGAAAAATTATCGAAGAGGTGTTGAACGTGACCGACACCTGGATCGAGTCGCCGAAGCTTCGTGGGCTCGCGCAGGTGGTGGGCGCAGTCCATCCGGAACAGCTCGCCGTCCCGGCGGTGAGCGTAGTCCCATTATCTTTGACGGTGACCGTCAACTGCGAGCCGCAACCCCTGGTGATCGTCGGCGAACCGTTGGCCACCATGTATGACGCCACATCAGCCGTCGTCGCACACTGATTGACTGCCGCGAAGCGTGCGCCCTGATAGTTCATCTGGCCAAGGGCGAGCGCAGCCTGTCCGATGAATGCCATCTGAATCGCGACGAACAATACGATCAGAGCGACAAAGAGCACGAGCGCAAACTCGACCATCGCCTGACCGCGGAATCGGAATCTGACGTTTGGCAGCATCTTCAGCTCGGAGCATGCGTTCGACATCTTATGTCCGAAACCAGCGTAATTAAAGTTGCGTCTCATTGCCGCTCCGTCAGAGTCGCCGACGACGATGCCGCGCCAACGAC
This DNA window, taken from Candidatus Binataceae bacterium, encodes the following:
- a CDS encoding TadE family protein; its protein translation is MVEFALVLFVALIVLFVAIQMAFIGQAALALGQMNYQGARFAAVNQCATTADVASYMVANGSPTITRGCGSQLTVTVKDNGTTLTAGTASCSGWTAPTTCASPRSFGDSIQVSVTFNTSSIIFLSKNTTNPNFLGIPFPTQLSSQETAMSE